A region of Catenibacterium mitsuokai DNA encodes the following proteins:
- a CDS encoding DNA recombination protein RmuC, protein MEIVLSIICIVLLVIVIYLLYTSQMKIHEKMIQTEAAHSSLDGQYNSIISLLNETNRSLGQSDVKINHMVDGMHEINVIMTNTKKRGTFGEYQLYHILSLYCGDNQHIYEEQYHLSNGKIGDAALHLPGNTKVLIIDSKFPMENYLKIVDNPKDISYQNEFKKNVKKHIDDISNKYITEETLEEAVMFIPSEAIYLYLCDECADLYDYAHNKKVLMTSPSTLMGVVFTLINITKDFNRSENIKEIEKQIIKLKSDTDRLDDRYGKVMKNLNTLEKSLKELEISKDKISKTINQAYDGAIEEE, encoded by the coding sequence ATGGAAATAGTATTAAGTATTATTTGTATTGTATTATTGGTGATTGTTATCTATCTTCTCTATACATCACAGATGAAAATTCATGAAAAGATGATTCAGACAGAGGCTGCTCATTCATCACTTGATGGACAATATAATTCTATTATTTCTTTATTAAATGAAACAAATAGATCACTTGGTCAGTCCGATGTAAAAATTAATCATATGGTTGATGGCATGCATGAAATCAATGTGATTATGACCAATACAAAAAAGAGGGGGACTTTTGGTGAGTATCAGCTCTACCATATCCTATCTCTTTATTGTGGTGATAATCAGCATATCTATGAGGAACAGTATCATTTAAGCAATGGTAAGATAGGTGATGCAGCTTTACATTTACCTGGTAATACAAAAGTATTAATTATTGATTCTAAGTTTCCTATGGAAAACTATTTAAAGATAGTAGATAATCCAAAGGATATTTCTTATCAGAATGAATTCAAGAAGAATGTTAAGAAACATATAGATGATATCTCTAATAAATATATTACCGAGGAAACATTGGAAGAAGCGGTGATGTTTATTCCAAGTGAAGCCATCTATCTCTATTTATGTGATGAATGTGCTGATCTGTATGATTATGCACATAATAAGAAGGTATTAATGACTTCTCCTTCTACACTTATGGGAGTTGTCTTTACACTTATTAACATCACTAAGGACTTTAACCGTTCAGAGAATATTAAAGAAATAGAAAAACAAATTATCAAGCTTAAGAGTGATACTGATCGTTTAGATGACCGTTATGGTAAAGTTATGAAGAACTTAAATACTCTTGAAAAGAGTCTGAAGGAACTAGAGATATCTAAAGATAAGATCAGCAAAACAATCAATCAAGCTTATGATGGTGCTATAGAAGAGGAGTGA
- the rlmD gene encoding 23S rRNA (uracil(1939)-C(5))-methyltransferase RlmD: MNIKKLGINGEGIGYIKKKVIFVQNALPLEMVEVEIDKKTQTYMLGHVTAYKKPSSARKDPECDQYNQCMGCALKHMNYADQLVHKRELLKETLHKYTDLSVKDLDIKPVVGMKEPEHYRHIVAFPITYFSGKLCVGVYQRETKFLTLMDHCPLQTQKINSLLVKIEDILNANKCRDYNDKFKKGLRFLIIRQIGEEMQVAFVTGQDGISQTVTKEIAALDEVTALYYTVNTSRYQDFYEQGFKRIYGQTHAQYKDFKISVRSDMILNPEMDDEKTRQIASLLDKKEDVLSMGCGSGIMELQLENKVVAIDDNKVSIHDATENAKRLELDNKLFIAGHVNDQAAHHLKNHSYDALIINETVDGMTDDLLKSITLSGIKHVIIVSDNMSTLAKTLHQLEEMFDVNTIISLDKEPHTPRLEIIVDLKRK; this comes from the coding sequence ATAAATATCAAGAAACTTGGTATTAATGGTGAAGGTATTGGTTATATTAAGAAGAAGGTTATCTTCGTACAGAATGCTTTACCATTAGAAATGGTTGAAGTAGAAATCGATAAGAAGACACAGACTTATATGTTAGGTCATGTGACTGCATATAAGAAGCCTTCATCAGCAAGAAAGGATCCTGAATGTGATCAGTACAATCAGTGTATGGGATGTGCTTTAAAGCATATGAATTATGCTGATCAGTTAGTTCATAAACGTGAATTATTAAAAGAAACACTTCATAAATATACAGATTTATCTGTAAAAGACTTGGATATCAAGCCTGTTGTAGGAATGAAAGAGCCAGAACATTATCGTCATATCGTTGCTTTCCCAATTACTTACTTTAGTGGAAAGTTATGTGTGGGCGTTTACCAGCGTGAAACAAAGTTCCTTACTTTAATGGATCATTGTCCTCTTCAGACACAGAAGATCAATTCCTTACTTGTGAAGATTGAAGATATTCTTAATGCAAATAAATGTCGTGATTATAATGATAAGTTCAAGAAAGGCTTAAGATTCTTAATCATTCGACAGATTGGTGAAGAAATGCAGGTGGCATTCGTTACTGGACAGGATGGTATCAGCCAGACTGTGACTAAGGAGATTGCTGCATTAGATGAAGTCACTGCATTATATTATACAGTGAATACATCTCGTTATCAGGATTTCTATGAACAGGGATTCAAGAGAATCTATGGTCAGACACATGCACAGTATAAGGATTTCAAGATTTCAGTACGTTCTGATATGATTCTTAATCCAGAAATGGATGATGAAAAGACAAGACAGATTGCTTCTTTATTAGATAAGAAGGAAGATGTTTTATCTATGGGTTGTGGTTCAGGAATCATGGAATTACAGTTAGAAAATAAAGTTGTCGCAATTGATGACAATAAGGTAAGTATCCATGATGCCACTGAAAATGCAAAGAGATTAGAGTTAGACAATAAGCTATTTATTGCTGGACATGTCAATGATCAGGCAGCACATCATTTAAAGAATCATAGTTATGATGCATTAATCATTAATGAAACTGTTGATGGAATGACTGATGACTTATTAAAGTCTATCACTTTATCAGGTATTAAGCATGTCATTATTGTTTCTGATAACATGAGTACTCTCGCAAAGACATTACATCAGTTAGAAGAAATGTTTGATGTGAATACTATAATTTCTTTAGATAAAGAACCTCATACACCTCGTTTAGAAATTATTGTAGATTTAAAGCGTAAGTAA
- a CDS encoding YihY/virulence factor BrkB family protein — MKDIYNKAMAIYDDYRYYVPSFSSAALSFYLIILLIPATTIIAVVTSSLHISVEFLEMCIKEFIKPAYAEMILDTLKGNSLNTVSILVFIWSFYAVSRGIGNIYDISKKMFAVEERSESVIAWYIYVFKVTMLLLGTLLISIVLLATGPISRVFHFLYGIAFMRFVLLFLIMVLFFMAIYMIVPRERITYHEALQGAFVTSGGIVILYIALNYYFKYADLTSLYGPLTSICVILFVFDWASEIFYVGMYLTHIAYLRRNNAKWQEKILERVNQEEKILTKTEKLERIAAKASTRGLIKAIRKKIEGQEKILTESQEETQNQSQEEILTENQEEILIRSQEEISTENQEKTSKRNQ, encoded by the coding sequence ATGAAAGATATATATAATAAGGCAATGGCTATATATGATGACTATCGTTATTATGTACCTAGTTTCTCTAGCGCCGCTTTATCATTTTATTTAATCATCCTGCTGATCCCTGCTACAACTATTATTGCAGTTGTGACATCTTCTTTACATATTAGCGTAGAGTTTCTAGAGATGTGTATTAAAGAATTTATTAAGCCCGCTTATGCAGAGATGATTCTTGATACATTAAAGGGCAACTCTTTAAATACAGTCTCTATATTAGTGTTTATTTGGTCTTTTTATGCTGTATCTAGAGGCATAGGGAATATCTATGATATTTCTAAGAAGATGTTTGCAGTAGAAGAGAGAAGTGAATCAGTGATTGCCTGGTATATTTATGTCTTTAAGGTGACAATGCTACTACTTGGTACATTACTGATTTCAATTGTATTACTTGCGACAGGACCTATATCAAGAGTATTTCATTTTTTATATGGCATTGCATTTATGCGCTTTGTCCTATTATTTCTTATTATGGTCCTATTTTTTATGGCTATCTATATGATAGTGCCTAGAGAACGTATCACATATCATGAAGCCCTTCAGGGAGCTTTTGTAACTTCTGGTGGGATAGTGATTTTATATATTGCATTAAACTATTATTTTAAATATGCAGATCTTACATCTTTATATGGACCACTTACCTCAATCTGTGTTATCTTATTTGTATTTGATTGGGCAAGTGAGATTTTCTATGTGGGAATGTATTTGACTCATATTGCATACTTAAGGAGGAACAACGCAAAATGGCAAGAGAAGATTTTGGAAAGAGTAAACCAAGAAGAAAAAATTTTGACAAAGACAGAAAAACTAGAAAGGATAGCCGCAAAAGCTTCAACAAGGGGTCTGATAAAGGCTATAAGAAAGAAAATAGAGGGCCAAGAAAAGATTTTGACAGAAAGCCAAGAAGAGACTCAGAATCAAAGCCAAGAAGAGATTTTGACAGAAAACCAAGAAGAGATTTTGATAAGAAGCCAAGAAGAGATTTCGACAGAAAACCAAGAGAAGACTTCGAAAAGAAACCAGTAA
- a CDS encoding HlyC/CorC family transporter: protein MMVVIFIILIGLSGLFSSAETAFMSVSKIRVKTVSEDEEDPHHAKALIVSNLLEDTDHLLSTILVGNNLVNILASSLTTSFVISVFGNEGTGVAVATGFVTLMILIFGEITPKTLAVSKAEALCYRFCRFIQLINFIFTPVVVILTAVSHGLIHILGGNIDPQPTLSEEDLKTIVNVSHEEGVLEDEEKEMMHNIFDFGDTDIKEIMTPRIHVATVDYDATYDEVVAVLQESQYSRLPVLSEEGDEIVGVLHIKDILMKPVDHEHFQVKDYMRDAYFVYEFNHISDVFASMRKEHVSLSVVLDEYGVMAGIVTLEDIVEEIVGEIDDEYDDNSEEVKKISKNVYLVDGSLNIDEVNDRCGTEFASEEFESIGGLVLGQVNGSPNPHQKVYVDDCMFIIEKIDKNRIELLRLIIPEEESQKENEEKHD, encoded by the coding sequence ATGATGGTTGTTATTTTTATTATATTGATAGGATTGTCAGGCTTATTTTCTAGTGCAGAAACTGCATTTATGTCTGTTTCTAAGATTAGAGTAAAGACTGTAAGTGAGGATGAAGAGGATCCTCATCACGCCAAGGCTTTAATTGTTTCTAATCTTTTAGAAGATACAGATCATTTGTTAAGTACAATTCTAGTAGGCAATAACCTTGTCAACATTTTAGCTTCTTCATTGACTACATCATTTGTAATTAGTGTATTTGGTAATGAAGGAACAGGTGTTGCGGTTGCAACAGGGTTTGTTACGTTAATGATTCTTATTTTTGGTGAAATTACACCAAAGACTTTAGCTGTAAGTAAAGCAGAAGCATTATGTTATAGATTCTGTCGCTTTATTCAATTAATAAATTTCATATTTACACCAGTTGTCGTTATCTTAACAGCTGTGTCTCATGGCTTGATTCATATATTAGGTGGTAATATTGATCCACAACCTACACTTTCTGAAGAAGACTTAAAAACAATTGTAAACGTGTCTCATGAAGAAGGTGTATTAGAAGATGAAGAAAAAGAAATGATGCATAATATCTTTGATTTTGGTGATACTGATATTAAAGAAATCATGACACCACGTATTCACGTGGCTACAGTTGATTATGATGCGACTTATGATGAAGTGGTTGCTGTATTACAGGAATCACAATATTCTCGTTTACCTGTTCTTTCAGAAGAGGGTGATGAGATTGTTGGTGTATTACATATTAAGGATATCTTAATGAAGCCTGTTGATCATGAACATTTCCAGGTAAAGGATTATATGCGAGATGCTTATTTCGTTTATGAATTTAATCATATTTCAGATGTTTTTGCTTCTATGCGTAAGGAACATGTTTCTTTATCAGTTGTATTAGATGAATATGGTGTTATGGCTGGTATTGTGACATTAGAAGATATTGTCGAAGAAATCGTTGGTGAAATCGATGATGAATATGATGACAATAGTGAAGAAGTAAAGAAGATTTCTAAAAACGTCTATTTAGTAGATGGCAGTTTGAACATAGATGAAGTCAATGATCGCTGTGGTACAGAATTTGCTTCAGAAGAATTTGAATCTATTGGTGGTCTTGTCTTAGGTCAGGTGAATGGTTCACCAAATCCTCATCAGAAGGTTTATGTTGATGACTGTATGTTTATTATTGAAAAGATTGATAAAAACAGAATTGAATTATTGAGACTTATTATCCCAGAAGAGGAAAGTCAAAAAGAAAATGAAGAAAAACACGATTAA
- the fucO gene encoding lactaldehyde reductase, protein MYKFMLNETSYHGAGAIKAVPEEIKARGFKKVFVASDPDLVKFGVTKKVTDLLDEAGIEYVLYSNIKPNPTIENVQTGVAAFKEAGADCIVAIGGGSSMDTSKAIGIIITNPEFADVRSLEGVAPTKNPCAPIIAVPTTAGTAAEVTINYVITDVEKKRKFVCVDNHDIPVVAVVDPEMMSSMPKGLTAATGMDALTHAIEGYITKGAWELSDMFHIKAIEIIARSLRGAVENTAEGREGMALGQYVAGMGFSNVGLGVDHSMAHTLSAYYDMPHGKACAILLPTTMEYNAEYTGEKYKDIAKAMGVEGVDGMTQEEYRKAAVDAVKKLGEDVGIEMTLKGVVKEEDIPQLAKDAYADACRPGNPRDTSVEDIEALYRSLLK, encoded by the coding sequence ATGTATAAGTTCATGTTAAATGAAACAAGTTATCATGGAGCAGGTGCTATTAAAGCTGTTCCTGAAGAAATTAAAGCAAGAGGATTTAAGAAAGTATTTGTTGCTTCTGACCCTGATTTAGTAAAGTTTGGAGTTACTAAGAAAGTAACTGATTTATTAGATGAAGCTGGTATTGAATATGTTCTTTACAGCAATATTAAACCAAACCCAACTATCGAAAACGTACAGACTGGTGTTGCTGCATTTAAAGAAGCAGGCGCTGACTGTATCGTAGCTATCGGTGGTGGATCTTCAATGGATACATCTAAAGCAATCGGTATCATCATTACAAACCCTGAATTTGCTGATGTACGTTCATTAGAAGGTGTTGCACCAACTAAGAATCCTTGTGCTCCAATCATCGCTGTTCCTACTACTGCAGGTACTGCTGCTGAAGTTACAATCAACTATGTAATTACTGATGTTGAAAAGAAACGTAAATTCGTATGTGTAGATAATCATGACATTCCAGTAGTTGCTGTTGTTGACCCAGAAATGATGTCTTCAATGCCAAAAGGATTAACTGCTGCTACAGGTATGGATGCTTTAACTCATGCTATTGAAGGTTATATTACTAAAGGTGCTTGGGAACTTTCAGATATGTTCCATATTAAAGCTATCGAAATCATCGCTCGTTCATTAAGAGGTGCTGTTGAAAACACTGCTGAAGGACGTGAAGGTATGGCTTTAGGTCAGTATGTTGCTGGTATGGGATTCTCTAACGTAGGTTTAGGTGTTGACCATTCTATGGCTCATACATTAAGTGCTTACTATGATATGCCTCATGGTAAAGCTTGTGCAATCTTACTTCCAACAACTATGGAATACAATGCTGAATATACTGGTGAAAAGTATAAAGATATCGCTAAGGCAATGGGTGTTGAAGGTGTAGATGGTATGACTCAGGAAGAATACCGTAAAGCTGCTGTAGATGCTGTTAAGAAGTTAGGTGAAGATGTTGGTATCGAAATGACTCTTAAGGGTGTTGTTAAGGAAGAAGATATTCCTCAGTTAGCTAAGGATGCATATGCTGATGCTTGCCGTCCTGGTAACCCAAGAGATACTTCAGTTGAAGATATTGAAGCATTATATAGATCATTACTTAAATAA
- a CDS encoding sortase B protein-sorting domain-containing protein — MNKKLMTMLVACALSVSALSTTAVFAEDAVVTGETPAVTETTPAPETTPAPETTPAAYEPEITLLTPKWTGDSDIVFEVDAKGGAVYPQEMYVYGADDAAMPIISVSSKVEVNEEGKGKVTFTNDALKNAKTWDDTFTNQISVDWTKYSKIEFAFAFELNGQDKYKSMYVETSVKAPAPTVTPTTPAQPTTPTKPAGNKGTTTTTTTKKEAPKTGDTMNIALYASLLLVSALAAVVLATKKKVTE, encoded by the coding sequence ATGAACAAGAAATTGATGACTATGTTAGTCGCTTGTGCTTTATCAGTATCAGCATTATCTACTACAGCAGTATTTGCAGAAGATGCAGTAGTCACTGGAGAAACTCCAGCTGTAACTGAAACTACACCTGCACCTGAAACCACACCTGCACCTGAAACTACACCTGCAGCTTATGAACCAGAAATCACTTTACTTACACCTAAATGGACAGGGGATAGTGATATTGTCTTTGAAGTAGATGCTAAAGGTGGAGCAGTTTATCCTCAGGAAATGTATGTTTATGGTGCAGACGACGCAGCAATGCCTATTATCAGTGTTTCATCTAAGGTAGAAGTAAATGAAGAAGGTAAAGGTAAGGTCACATTTACTAACGATGCATTAAAAAATGCAAAAACTTGGGATGATACTTTTACAAACCAGATTTCAGTAGATTGGACAAAGTATTCTAAAATTGAATTTGCTTTTGCATTCGAATTAAACGGTCAGGATAAATATAAGTCTATGTATGTAGAAACTTCAGTAAAGGCTCCAGCACCAACTGTAACTCCTACTACACCAGCTCAGCCTACTACACCTACAAAACCTGCAGGAAACAAAGGTACAACAACTACAACTACTACTAAGAAAGAAGCACCAAAAACTGGTGATACTATGAATATTGCATTATATGCTTCATTATTATTAGTCAGTGCTTTAGCAGCAGTTGTATTAGCTACAAAAAAGAAAGTTACTGAATAA
- a CDS encoding TetR/AcrR family transcriptional regulator C-terminal domain-containing protein, which translates to MRDTRYVFAECIKQLMNHQSLDKITVTDIVEISGKTRQTFYRYFRDKYDLVNWYFEVLADKSFLQIGNSETLREGLTKKFEFIYHDRVFFKEAFKSKDYNNVENYDYNCILTFYQNIIKRKLGNNIPSDIEFLLEMYCHGSITMTVDWATGGYKLKPEELADMLIEALPPKLDELLRDLK; encoded by the coding sequence TTGAGAGATACACGATATGTATTTGCAGAATGCATCAAACAATTGATGAATCATCAGTCTCTTGATAAGATCACAGTGACTGATATTGTGGAAATAAGCGGTAAGACTAGACAGACATTTTATCGTTATTTTCGCGATAAATATGATCTTGTGAACTGGTATTTTGAAGTATTAGCGGATAAGTCTTTCTTACAGATTGGCAATAGTGAAACTTTAAGAGAAGGGCTTACTAAGAAATTTGAATTTATTTATCATGATAGAGTATTCTTTAAAGAAGCATTTAAATCTAAAGATTATAATAATGTAGAAAACTATGATTATAACTGTATTCTCACTTTCTATCAGAATATTATTAAGAGAAAGCTAGGTAATAATATCCCATCAGATATTGAATTCTTATTGGAAATGTATTGTCATGGGTCTATTACTATGACTGTAGATTGGGCAACAGGGGGATATAAGCTGAAGCCTGAAGAATTAGCTGATATGCTGATAGAAGCATTACCACCTAAGTTAGATGAACTATTAAGAGATCTGAAATAA
- the purB gene encoding adenylosuccinate lyase, with product MDKLEFESMTLCPLDGRYGKIKDQLADYFSEYALVKYRVFVEIQWLKFQLDHLHTETLDKVDPNKVEDILAISKDFNFDSFKRIKEIESVTRHDVKAVEYFIDEKLKALGYEHLESYVHIGCTSEDINNTSYACMIKHGLKDVWLPAAKEFASMINKLAVDHKDDAMLAHTHGQPATPTTIGKEFKVYAYRFFSSIENVENVKIKAKFNGATGNYSAILTAFPNEDWPTLNKEFVEDYLGLTFNPLTTQIESHDYTCHILDGIRHFNNILADLDVDMWLYISMEYFKQIPVKGEVGSSTMPHKVNPIRFENSEANIDLSNNLCVALSNKLPKSRMQRDLSDSSSQRNLGLCFGYSLQAISETTGGLAKCVVNKEKLAKDLNEKWEVLAEPIQTMLRKYGVPDAYDTLKALTRGKNISQEDIQAFAKSLEQLSDEDRQTLLDMTPSSYIGLASELCDIEL from the coding sequence ATGGATAAATTAGAATTTGAAAGTATGACACTCTGTCCTCTAGATGGACGTTATGGCAAGATTAAAGATCAGTTAGCTGATTATTTCAGTGAATATGCACTTGTTAAGTATAGAGTGTTTGTAGAAATCCAGTGGTTGAAGTTCCAGTTGGATCACCTTCATACAGAAACTTTAGACAAGGTTGATCCTAACAAGGTAGAGGATATTCTTGCGATTTCTAAGGATTTCAACTTTGATTCTTTCAAGAGAATTAAAGAAATCGAATCTGTTACAAGACATGATGTTAAGGCAGTAGAATATTTCATTGATGAAAAGCTTAAAGCTTTAGGTTATGAACATTTAGAAAGCTATGTACATATCGGATGTACTTCTGAAGATATCAACAATACATCATATGCATGTATGATTAAACATGGTTTAAAGGATGTTTGGTTACCTGCAGCTAAAGAATTTGCTTCAATGATCAATAAATTAGCAGTAGATCATAAGGATGATGCAATGCTTGCACATACTCATGGACAGCCTGCTACACCTACAACTATTGGTAAAGAATTCAAAGTCTATGCTTATCGTTTCTTTTCTAGTATTGAAAACGTTGAAAATGTCAAGATTAAAGCAAAATTCAATGGGGCAACTGGTAACTACAGTGCAATCTTAACAGCCTTCCCTAATGAAGATTGGCCTACATTAAATAAGGAATTCGTAGAAGACTATTTAGGACTTACATTCAATCCATTAACTACTCAGATTGAATCTCATGACTATACTTGTCATATCTTAGATGGTATCCGTCATTTCAATAATATATTGGCTGACTTAGATGTAGATATGTGGTTATATATCTCAATGGAATACTTTAAACAGATTCCTGTTAAGGGTGAAGTTGGTTCTTCAACTATGCCTCATAAGGTTAACCCAATCCGTTTTGAAAACTCTGAAGCAAACATTGATTTATCAAATAATCTATGTGTTGCATTATCTAACAAGCTTCCTAAGTCAAGAATGCAGAGAGACTTATCAGACTCTTCAAGTCAGCGTAACTTAGGATTATGCTTCGGATATTCATTACAGGCTATTTCTGAAACAACTGGCGGCTTAGCTAAGTGTGTTGTAAATAAAGAAAAGCTTGCAAAAGACTTAAATGAAAAATGGGAAGTTCTTGCAGAACCTATTCAGACAATGTTAAGAAAATATGGTGTACCAGATGCTTATGATACACTTAAGGCCTTAACTCGTGGTAAGAATATTTCTCAGGAAGATATTCAGGCATTCGCAAAGAGCCTAGAACAGTTAAGTGATGAAGACCGTCAGACTTTATTAGATATGACACCTTCTTCATACATCGGTTTAGCTTCAGAACTTTGTGATATCGAACTTTAA